From Virgibacillus ihumii, the proteins below share one genomic window:
- the yunB gene encoding sporulation protein YunB, with amino-acid sequence MMKQPMVFRKKRTPRSPLRTKNIIVITMILFIAAVWFSFWIINQGFKPVLMDIAIIKTQEFATRGINTAVKFAENYDFDDIFETTTDNEGQVTTLSWKTNVVSKINRVTTDRVEEFFMAMNEGRQPQYEESLNEPIEYDGNAEDLPRKDPTVVEIPLGQITGNAALANLGPKIPVNLDLAGSVRTDVVREVEPFGINNSLVTIYILVEADVQVVIPFTSEVEEVSTKIPIDSTVIMGQVPEFYGVDGNNPSISIPKDSLKKNE; translated from the coding sequence ATGATGAAGCAGCCAATGGTATTCCGCAAAAAAAGAACACCACGGTCTCCACTTCGGACAAAGAATATAATCGTTATTACTATGATTTTATTTATCGCTGCCGTTTGGTTCAGCTTTTGGATTATTAATCAGGGTTTTAAACCTGTCCTGATGGATATAGCGATAATTAAAACGCAGGAGTTTGCAACTAGGGGAATCAACACGGCTGTTAAATTTGCAGAAAATTATGATTTCGATGATATATTTGAAACCACAACAGATAATGAGGGGCAAGTTACCACTCTTAGCTGGAAAACAAATGTAGTCAGTAAAATAAACAGAGTAACTACAGACCGAGTTGAAGAATTTTTTATGGCGATGAATGAAGGCAGGCAACCCCAATACGAGGAGTCATTGAATGAACCGATTGAATATGACGGCAATGCTGAAGACTTGCCAAGAAAAGATCCAACTGTTGTGGAAATCCCGCTTGGCCAGATAACAGGTAATGCGGCGCTTGCCAATCTGGGTCCGAAAATTCCGGTTAATTTGGATCTTGCCGGAAGTGTGCGAACGGATGTCGTCAGAGAGGTGGAACCATTTGGGATTAACAACTCATTGGTTACTATTTACATACTTGTCGAGGCTGATGTGCAGGTGGTCATTCCGTTTACATCGGAAGTAGAGGAAGTCAGTACGAAAATACCAATTGATTCAACCGTTATTATGGGACAGGTGCCGGAGTTTTATGGAGTTGATGGCAACAATCCATCCATATCAATTCCAAAAGACTCCTTGAAGAAAAATGAATAA
- a CDS encoding bifunctional metallophosphatase/5'-nucleotidase gives MQEQIHFYYTNDLHSNFENWSRVVGYFKAEKERRTSEGSSCWMIDIGDHVDRVHPIAEAFMGKANVQLLNDAGYDFATIGNNEGITLAHDDLYHLYDDAEFQVTCANLHSMTGHEPFWQKPTINIQSAGGVKIGMIGLTAPFNAFYELLDWHMSPPFQTLEKYIAELKKETDVIVLLSHLGITEDQEIARRFEDVDLIIGGHTHHLLRTGEVINNTLITAAGKHCAFIGEVTLTWDYAAKSIIKKEAHTTDITHKAKDLQTEQTLYDMSVRADKLLGHPVIHLEQPIEVKWFQQTEMMQKLTDTLKSWTEADVAMLNAGLLLDQFPAGDVTYKDIHHICPHPINPCTVELNGDELVEVVRASYTKELTELKLKGFGFRGEVIGKMIFSGLEVDTVIRKDGHEYVEQVTRNGRPLDPDKTYKLATADTFTFGRLLPEIAKSETKQFYLPEFLRDLLADTLRTHFG, from the coding sequence TGCTGGATGATCGATATTGGAGATCATGTGGACCGGGTTCACCCGATTGCGGAGGCATTTATGGGGAAAGCCAATGTACAGCTGCTGAATGATGCAGGCTACGACTTTGCGACCATCGGTAATAATGAAGGAATCACCCTGGCTCATGATGATTTGTACCATTTATATGATGACGCGGAATTTCAGGTGACATGCGCCAACCTGCACAGTATGACTGGCCACGAACCATTCTGGCAGAAGCCGACGATTAACATTCAGTCAGCAGGCGGGGTGAAAATCGGGATGATCGGGTTGACGGCACCGTTTAATGCGTTTTATGAATTATTGGACTGGCACATGTCACCCCCGTTTCAAACATTGGAAAAATATATTGCTGAACTAAAAAAAGAAACGGATGTAATCGTGCTATTGTCACATCTCGGAATCACGGAAGATCAAGAGATTGCTCGTCGTTTTGAAGATGTTGATCTGATTATTGGCGGCCATACACACCATTTGCTCCGGACAGGGGAGGTCATTAACAACACGCTGATAACTGCTGCAGGGAAGCATTGTGCGTTTATCGGAGAAGTGACGTTAACATGGGATTACGCCGCTAAATCCATTATAAAAAAAGAAGCTCATACAACTGATATTACCCATAAGGCAAAAGATCTGCAGACTGAACAAACATTGTATGACATGAGTGTTCGTGCCGATAAGCTCCTGGGGCATCCTGTCATTCATCTGGAGCAGCCTATTGAGGTAAAGTGGTTTCAGCAGACAGAAATGATGCAAAAACTGACCGACACCCTGAAATCATGGACCGAAGCGGACGTGGCTATGCTCAATGCGGGGCTGCTGCTGGATCAATTTCCGGCGGGTGATGTGACGTATAAGGATATTCATCACATTTGTCCCCATCCAATCAATCCTTGTACAGTGGAGCTGAATGGTGACGAACTAGTTGAAGTTGTTCGAGCCTCCTATACGAAGGAATTGACTGAACTGAAGCTGAAAGGATTCGGCTTTCGTGGTGAAGTGATTGGCAAGATGATATTTTCCGGGCTGGAAGTGGATACAGTTATCCGTAAAGACGGCCATGAATATGTGGAACAGGTAACCCGCAATGGCCGTCCGCTTGACCCGGATAAAACGTACAAGCTAGCGACTGCTGATACGTTCACATTTGGCCGTCTGCTTCCGGAAATAGCCAAGTCGGAAACGAAGCAGTTCTATTTGCCGGAATTTCTGCGTGATTTGCTTGCAGATACGTTGCGTACCCATTTTGGCTGA
- a CDS encoding YunC family protein yields the protein MMTVNPLEVDGMYFTAITVELPKTNLLVISNEVGYIMCGALDVDVLNEVLKDRNVIAGRALGVKTIDQLLHAPLEKITDASREYGWEPGMIGKDALLKIS from the coding sequence ATGATGACCGTTAATCCGTTAGAAGTGGATGGCATGTATTTTACGGCAATAACTGTAGAACTTCCGAAAACAAATTTACTGGTGATTTCCAATGAGGTCGGCTATATTATGTGTGGAGCACTGGATGTGGATGTTTTAAATGAAGTGCTTAAAGATAGAAACGTTATCGCCGGCCGTGCACTTGGTGTGAAGACAATTGATCAATTGCTCCATGCACCGCTTGAGAAAATTACCGATGCATCCAGAGAATACGGCTGGGAGCCGGGAATGATCGGCAAAGATGCATTGCTGAAAATTTCCTGA